A portion of the Tachysurus vachellii isolate PV-2020 chromosome 14, HZAU_Pvac_v1, whole genome shotgun sequence genome contains these proteins:
- the cnot2 gene encoding CCR4-NOT transcription complex subunit 2 isoform X1: MFSATRKKFVEGVESDYPDESMYYGQPSMFPHRSEKDMLASPSPSSSGQLSQLGASLYGPQSALGFSIRSMSNNNPQLNRSLTQGTQLPSHSTPTTGVPTMSLHTPPSPNRGILPMNTRNMMNHSQVGQGMSLGGRTSSMGSSGLGSPNRSSPSIICMPKQQPARQPFTINSMSGFGMGRSQGFGMNSLSNNIFNGTDGSENVTGLDLSDFPALADRSRREGNGNPTPLHNPLAGRAPYVGMVTKPSTEQSQDFSIHNEDFPALPGPNYKDPTLSTDESKSQNLNSSTKSSSSADGPKFPGDKTSAQNNNQQKKGIQVLPDGKVTNIPTGMVTDQFGMIGLLAFIRAAETDPGMVHLALGSDLTTLGLNLNSPENLYPKFASPWASAPCRPQDIDFHVPSEYLTNIHIRDKLAAIKLARYGEDLLFYLYYMNGGDLLQLLAAVELFNRDWRYHKEERVWITRAPGMEPTLKTNTYERGTYYFFDCLNWRKVAKEFHLEYDKLEERPHVPTTFNYNPAQQAF, encoded by the exons ATGTTCAGTGCTACAAGAAAGAAGTTTGTAGAGGGGGTCGAAAGCGACTACCCTGATGAGAGTATGTACTATGGCCAGCCGTCGATGTTCCCTCATCGATCGGAGAAAGAT ATGCTGGCATCTCCTTCGCCGTCATCGTCAGGTCAATTGTCGCAGCTTGGTGCAAGTTTGTATGGTCCCCAAA gtGCACTAGGCTTCTCAATAAGGAGCATGAGCAACAACAACCCTCAGTTAAACCGGAGTTTAACACAAGGTACTCAGTTACCGAGCCATAGCACCCCAACAACAGGAGTCCCAACCATGTCTCTCCATACTCCGCCTTCGCCAAACAG GGGCATTCTGCCTATGAACACCAGGAACATGATGAATCACTCACAAGTGGGTCAGGGTATGAGTCTGGGTGGCAGGACAAGCAGTATGGGAAGCTCAGGCCTCGGGAGCCCAAACCGCAGCTCACCCAGCATCATCTGTATGCCAAAGCAGCAACCGGCACGACAGCCCTTCACCATCAACAG TATGTCAGGTTTTGGAATGGGTCGAAGTCAGGGGTTTGGTATGAACTCGTTATCGAACAACATCTTTAATGGAACAG ATGGGAGTGAAAATGTGACGGGACTGGACCTCTCGGACTTTCCAGCATTAGCAGACAGAAGTCGGAGGGAAGGAAATGGAAACCCAACACCATTGCATAATCCGTTGGCTGGAAGGGCTCCCTATG TTGGGATGGTCACAAAGCCGTCAACTGAACAGTCCCAAGATTTCTCGATTCACAATGAGGATTTTCCTGCACTGCCTGGGCCTAACTACAAGGATCCAACGCTGAGCACGGATGAAAGCAAATCA CAGAACTTGAACTCATCAACCAAGAGCAGCTCCAGTGCAGATGGTCCCAAGTTCCCAGGGGATAAGACATCAGCACAGAACAACAACCAGCAGAAAAAGGGGATTCAGGTGTTGCCTGATG GCAAGGTGACAAACATTCCTACTGGAATGGTGACGGATCAGTTTGGAATGATTGGGCTGCTAGCCTTTATTCGAGCAGCTGAAACAGACCCCGGAATGGTTCATCTGGCGTTAGGAAGTGACTTGACCACACTGGGACTCAACCTCAACTCTCCAGA GAACCTGTATCCCAAGTTTGCATCTCCTTGGGCATCTGCACCATGCCGACCACAGGACATTG ATTTCCACGTTCCATCGGAGTACTTAACCAACATTCACATAAGGGACAAG CTTGCTGCAATAAAACTAGCACGATATGGGGAGGACCTGCTGTTCTACCTCTACTACATGAATGGAGGAGATCTCTTACAGCTTCTAGCTGCTGTGGAACT CTTTAACCGAGACTGGAGGTACCATAAAGAGGAGAGGGTATGGATTACAAGAGCACCTGGCATGGAGCCCACTCTGAAGACCAACACTTATGAGAGGGGGACATACTACTTCTTTGATTGTCTTAACTGGAGGAAGGTTGCTAAG
- the cnot2 gene encoding CCR4-NOT transcription complex subunit 2 isoform X3, translated as MFSATRKKFVEGVESDYPDESMYYGQPSMFPHRSEKDMLASPSPSSSGQLSQLGASLYGPQSALGFSIRSMSNNNPQLNRSLTQGTQLPSHSTPTTGVPTMSLHTPPSPNRGILPMNTRNMMNHSQVGQGMSLGGRTSSMGSSGLGSPNRSSPSIICMPKQQPARQPFTINSMSGFGMGRSQGFGMNSLSNNIFNGTDGSENVTGLDLSDFPALADRSRREGNGNPTPLHNPLAGRAPYVGMVTKPSTEQSQDFSIHNEDFPALPGPNYKDPTLSTDESKSQNLNSSTKSSSSADGPKFPGDKTSAQNNNQQKKGIQVLPDGKVTNIPTGMVTDQFGMIGLLAFIRAAETDPGMVHLALGSDLTTLGLNLNSPENLYPKFASPWASAPCRPQDIDFHVPSEYLTNIHIRDKLAAIKLARYGEDLLFYLYYMNGGDLLQLLAAVELYA; from the exons ATGTTCAGTGCTACAAGAAAGAAGTTTGTAGAGGGGGTCGAAAGCGACTACCCTGATGAGAGTATGTACTATGGCCAGCCGTCGATGTTCCCTCATCGATCGGAGAAAGAT ATGCTGGCATCTCCTTCGCCGTCATCGTCAGGTCAATTGTCGCAGCTTGGTGCAAGTTTGTATGGTCCCCAAA gtGCACTAGGCTTCTCAATAAGGAGCATGAGCAACAACAACCCTCAGTTAAACCGGAGTTTAACACAAGGTACTCAGTTACCGAGCCATAGCACCCCAACAACAGGAGTCCCAACCATGTCTCTCCATACTCCGCCTTCGCCAAACAG GGGCATTCTGCCTATGAACACCAGGAACATGATGAATCACTCACAAGTGGGTCAGGGTATGAGTCTGGGTGGCAGGACAAGCAGTATGGGAAGCTCAGGCCTCGGGAGCCCAAACCGCAGCTCACCCAGCATCATCTGTATGCCAAAGCAGCAACCGGCACGACAGCCCTTCACCATCAACAG TATGTCAGGTTTTGGAATGGGTCGAAGTCAGGGGTTTGGTATGAACTCGTTATCGAACAACATCTTTAATGGAACAG ATGGGAGTGAAAATGTGACGGGACTGGACCTCTCGGACTTTCCAGCATTAGCAGACAGAAGTCGGAGGGAAGGAAATGGAAACCCAACACCATTGCATAATCCGTTGGCTGGAAGGGCTCCCTATG TTGGGATGGTCACAAAGCCGTCAACTGAACAGTCCCAAGATTTCTCGATTCACAATGAGGATTTTCCTGCACTGCCTGGGCCTAACTACAAGGATCCAACGCTGAGCACGGATGAAAGCAAATCA CAGAACTTGAACTCATCAACCAAGAGCAGCTCCAGTGCAGATGGTCCCAAGTTCCCAGGGGATAAGACATCAGCACAGAACAACAACCAGCAGAAAAAGGGGATTCAGGTGTTGCCTGATG GCAAGGTGACAAACATTCCTACTGGAATGGTGACGGATCAGTTTGGAATGATTGGGCTGCTAGCCTTTATTCGAGCAGCTGAAACAGACCCCGGAATGGTTCATCTGGCGTTAGGAAGTGACTTGACCACACTGGGACTCAACCTCAACTCTCCAGA GAACCTGTATCCCAAGTTTGCATCTCCTTGGGCATCTGCACCATGCCGACCACAGGACATTG ATTTCCACGTTCCATCGGAGTACTTAACCAACATTCACATAAGGGACAAG CTTGCTGCAATAAAACTAGCACGATATGGGGAGGACCTGCTGTTCTACCTCTACTACATGAATGGAGGAGATCTCTTACAGCTTCTAGCTGCTGTGGAACTGTATGCATGA
- the lrrc10 gene encoding leucine-rich repeat-containing protein 10 — protein MGNVVRGAVAFIPSDRCERFLVGDLKEMPHDRTLDLSSRHLHRFPLRVCAFGELLKLYLSNNNLSSLPPELNNLKKLQILALDFNCFVELPLVVCSLRQLNILYLGNNQLYKLPTQLAQLSGLKTLWLDNNCITKFPSVICKLSELKTLHLGYNQFCSLPGDLARLKELRSIWLSGNALNKFPPVLLEMHCLEVIDVDRNYIQYFPPLIHLTGLKVIIYDHNPCVNAPLVGEGVKRVGRWADSSNDGDDEVERKTAEVSTEEKTAEVSTAENTAEVSTAENTAEVSIEVREQLLKNE, from the coding sequence ATGGGAAATGTTGTTCGAGGAGCCGTGGCCTTCATTCCATCAGACAGATGTGAGCGATTCTTGGTTGGAGACTTGAAGGAGATGCCACATGATCGCACTTTAGACCTGAGTAGCCGCCATCTTCATCGCTTTCCACTTAGAGTATGTGCTTTTGGTGAACtattaaaactttatttgaGTAATAACAACTTGAGCAGTCTGCCTCCTGAGCTTAATAATCTGAAAAAGCTTCAGATTCTGGCTCTGGACTTCAACTGTTTTGTGGAATTGCCTTTGGTTGTTTGCAGTCTTCGGCAACTTAACATCCTCTACCTTGGCAATAATCAACTTTACAAACTACCAACACAACTTGCTCAACTCAGTGGACTAAAGACATTGTGGCTAGATAACAACTGCATTACAAAGTTTCCATCTGTAATATGTAAGCTTTCTGAACTCAAAACTCTTCATCTGGGTTACAATCAGTTTTGTAGCTTGCCTGGTGATCTGGCAAGGTTAAAAGAGCTGCGAAGTATTTGGTTATCAGGCAATGCACTGAATAAATTTCCACCAGTGCTTCTGGAAATGCACTGTTTGGAAGTGATTGATGTAGACAGGAACTACATACAATATTTTCCACCACTTATTCACTTGACAGGGCTTAAGGTTATCATCTATGACCATAATCCATGTGTTAACGCACCTTTGGTGGGAGAAGGTGTGAAACGGGTGGGCCGCTGGGCCGACAGTAGTAATGATGGGGATGATGAAGTGGAGCGTAAGACGGCTGAAGTGTCCACAGAAGAAAAGACAGCTGAAGTGTCCACAGCAGAAAACACAGCTGAAGTGTCCACAGCAGAAAACACAGCTGAGGTGTCCATAGAGGTGAGAGAACAGCTGCTAAAGAATGAGTAA
- the cnot2 gene encoding CCR4-NOT transcription complex subunit 2 isoform X2: MFSATRKKFVEGVESDYPDESMYYGQPSMFPHRSEKDMLASPSPSSSGQLSQLGASLYGPQSALGFSIRSMSNNNPQLNRSLTQGTQLPSHSTPTTGVPTMSLHTPPSPNRGILPMNTRNMMNHSQVGQGMSLGGRTSSMGSSGLGSPNRSSPSIICMPKQQPARQPFTINSMSGFGMGRSQGFGMNSLSNNIFNGTDGSENVTGLDLSDFPALADRSRREGNGNPTPLHNPLAGRAPYVGMVTKPSTEQSQDFSIHNEDFPALPGPNYKDPTLSTDESKSNLNSSTKSSSSADGPKFPGDKTSAQNNNQQKKGIQVLPDGKVTNIPTGMVTDQFGMIGLLAFIRAAETDPGMVHLALGSDLTTLGLNLNSPENLYPKFASPWASAPCRPQDIDFHVPSEYLTNIHIRDKLAAIKLARYGEDLLFYLYYMNGGDLLQLLAAVELFNRDWRYHKEERVWITRAPGMEPTLKTNTYERGTYYFFDCLNWRKVAKEFHLEYDKLEERPHVPTTFNYNPAQQAF, translated from the exons ATGTTCAGTGCTACAAGAAAGAAGTTTGTAGAGGGGGTCGAAAGCGACTACCCTGATGAGAGTATGTACTATGGCCAGCCGTCGATGTTCCCTCATCGATCGGAGAAAGAT ATGCTGGCATCTCCTTCGCCGTCATCGTCAGGTCAATTGTCGCAGCTTGGTGCAAGTTTGTATGGTCCCCAAA gtGCACTAGGCTTCTCAATAAGGAGCATGAGCAACAACAACCCTCAGTTAAACCGGAGTTTAACACAAGGTACTCAGTTACCGAGCCATAGCACCCCAACAACAGGAGTCCCAACCATGTCTCTCCATACTCCGCCTTCGCCAAACAG GGGCATTCTGCCTATGAACACCAGGAACATGATGAATCACTCACAAGTGGGTCAGGGTATGAGTCTGGGTGGCAGGACAAGCAGTATGGGAAGCTCAGGCCTCGGGAGCCCAAACCGCAGCTCACCCAGCATCATCTGTATGCCAAAGCAGCAACCGGCACGACAGCCCTTCACCATCAACAG TATGTCAGGTTTTGGAATGGGTCGAAGTCAGGGGTTTGGTATGAACTCGTTATCGAACAACATCTTTAATGGAACAG ATGGGAGTGAAAATGTGACGGGACTGGACCTCTCGGACTTTCCAGCATTAGCAGACAGAAGTCGGAGGGAAGGAAATGGAAACCCAACACCATTGCATAATCCGTTGGCTGGAAGGGCTCCCTATG TTGGGATGGTCACAAAGCCGTCAACTGAACAGTCCCAAGATTTCTCGATTCACAATGAGGATTTTCCTGCACTGCCTGGGCCTAACTACAAGGATCCAACGCTGAGCACGGATGAAAGCAAATCA AACTTGAACTCATCAACCAAGAGCAGCTCCAGTGCAGATGGTCCCAAGTTCCCAGGGGATAAGACATCAGCACAGAACAACAACCAGCAGAAAAAGGGGATTCAGGTGTTGCCTGATG GCAAGGTGACAAACATTCCTACTGGAATGGTGACGGATCAGTTTGGAATGATTGGGCTGCTAGCCTTTATTCGAGCAGCTGAAACAGACCCCGGAATGGTTCATCTGGCGTTAGGAAGTGACTTGACCACACTGGGACTCAACCTCAACTCTCCAGA GAACCTGTATCCCAAGTTTGCATCTCCTTGGGCATCTGCACCATGCCGACCACAGGACATTG ATTTCCACGTTCCATCGGAGTACTTAACCAACATTCACATAAGGGACAAG CTTGCTGCAATAAAACTAGCACGATATGGGGAGGACCTGCTGTTCTACCTCTACTACATGAATGGAGGAGATCTCTTACAGCTTCTAGCTGCTGTGGAACT CTTTAACCGAGACTGGAGGTACCATAAAGAGGAGAGGGTATGGATTACAAGAGCACCTGGCATGGAGCCCACTCTGAAGACCAACACTTATGAGAGGGGGACATACTACTTCTTTGATTGTCTTAACTGGAGGAAGGTTGCTAAG